In Streptomyces sp. NBC_00878, a single window of DNA contains:
- a CDS encoding HAD family hydrolase, protein MSNTAEMTNSGSLPTSSPKVLVASDLDRTLIYSSAALALTMPDARAPRLLSVEVHESKPLSYMTETAAGLLAELGDLADFVPTTTRTRKQYQRIQLPGPAPKYAICANGGHLLVDGVSDPEWHTSVTERLARECAPLDEVREHMEATSDPAWLRKHRVAEDLFVYVVVERELLPEDWAKELAVWAENRGWTVSLQGRKIYAVPKPLTKSAAMREVARRTGATLTLAAGDSLLDADLLLAADRGWRPGHGELADVGWTAPGITSLPERGVAAGERILREFLREVR, encoded by the coding sequence ATGTCGAACACCGCCGAGATGACGAACTCTGGTTCACTGCCCACCTCCTCTCCCAAAGTGCTGGTCGCCAGCGACCTCGACCGCACGCTCATCTACTCCTCGGCCGCACTGGCCCTGACCATGCCCGACGCGCGGGCGCCCCGGTTGCTCAGCGTCGAGGTGCACGAGAGCAAGCCGCTGTCCTACATGACCGAGACCGCGGCCGGTCTGCTCGCCGAACTCGGCGACCTGGCCGACTTCGTACCGACCACGACCCGAACCCGCAAGCAGTACCAGCGCATCCAACTCCCGGGCCCCGCCCCGAAGTACGCGATCTGCGCCAACGGCGGTCACCTGCTCGTGGACGGTGTGTCGGACCCCGAGTGGCACACCTCGGTGACCGAACGCCTCGCCCGCGAGTGCGCCCCGCTCGACGAGGTGCGCGAGCACATGGAGGCCACCTCCGACCCGGCCTGGCTGCGCAAGCACCGCGTCGCCGAGGACCTCTTCGTGTACGTCGTCGTCGAGCGCGAACTGCTGCCCGAGGACTGGGCGAAGGAACTGGCCGTCTGGGCGGAGAACCGCGGCTGGACGGTCTCCCTCCAGGGCCGCAAGATCTACGCCGTACCGAAGCCGCTCACCAAGAGCGCCGCCATGAGGGAGGTCGCCCGCCGCACGGGAGCGACCCTTACCCTGGCCGCCGGTGACTCCCTCCTCGACGCCGACCTCCTACTGGCCGCGGACCGTGGCTGGCGCCCGGGCCACGGCGAACTGGCCGATGTCGGCTGGACGGCCCCCGGGATCACTTCCCTCCCGGAACGGGGTGTCGCCGCGGGCGAACGGATCCTGCGGGAGTTCTTGCGGGAGGTCCGGTAG
- a CDS encoding DedA family protein: MTAIAAATADSSAPPWINSLMDTLGASGAGIAVALENLFPPLPSEVILPLAGFAASTGRMSLFAALLWTTAGSVIGALALYGVGALLGRDRTVAIAARLPLVKVSDIEKTEAWFSRHGTKAVFFGRMIPIFRSLISVPAGVERMRLSVFLGLTTLGSAIWNTVFVLAGYLLGENWSDVTGYVSTYSKVVLVAAVLAVLLFAGIRLRLFRPGPGGRRRANAPTEPAHPTEAGAATAPTGPPARTPAGSVRPRRHPVPGGK; this comes from the coding sequence ATGACAGCCATCGCAGCCGCCACGGCGGACAGCAGCGCACCACCATGGATCAACAGCCTTATGGACACGCTCGGGGCGTCGGGCGCGGGCATCGCCGTCGCCCTGGAAAACCTCTTTCCGCCCCTGCCGAGCGAGGTCATTCTGCCGCTCGCGGGATTCGCGGCGAGCACCGGACGGATGAGCCTGTTCGCGGCGCTGCTGTGGACGACGGCCGGCTCCGTCATAGGCGCGCTCGCGCTGTACGGAGTGGGGGCGCTGCTCGGCCGCGACCGGACGGTGGCGATCGCGGCCCGGCTGCCGCTGGTGAAGGTCTCGGACATCGAGAAGACGGAAGCCTGGTTCTCCCGCCACGGCACCAAGGCCGTGTTCTTCGGCCGGATGATCCCCATCTTCCGCAGCCTGATATCCGTGCCCGCGGGCGTCGAGCGCATGCGCCTGTCCGTCTTCCTCGGCCTGACCACGCTGGGCAGCGCGATCTGGAACACCGTCTTCGTCCTCGCCGGCTATCTGCTCGGCGAGAACTGGTCGGACGTCACCGGCTATGTGTCGACGTACTCGAAGGTCGTGCTGGTGGCGGCGGTGCTCGCGGTGCTGCTCTTCGCGGGCATACGGCTACGGCTGTTCAGGCCGGGCCCGGGCGGGCGGCGCCGCGCCAACGCACCCACCGAACCCGCCCACCCCACCGAAGCCGGCGCAGCCACCGCCCCTACCGGACCTCCCGCAAGAACTCCCGCAGGATCCGTTCGCCCGCGGCGACACCCCGTTCCGGGAGGGAAGTGA